In Thamnophis elegans isolate rThaEle1 chromosome 4, rThaEle1.pri, whole genome shotgun sequence, the following proteins share a genomic window:
- the GOSR1 gene encoding LOW QUALITY PROTEIN: Golgi SNAP receptor complex member 1 (The sequence of the model RefSeq protein was modified relative to this genomic sequence to represent the inferred CDS: inserted 2 bases in 2 codons) has translation MAAAAAAAAAAAGSSNYWEDLRKQARQLENELDLKLVSFSKLCTSYSHGSSRDGRRDRYSSDTXPLLNGSSXDRMFEAMAVEHRATRGSAITIKSSISECSMLDVPSMAEYTNSAGVPSLNAALMHTLQRHRDILQVRPSPEHGPSSPTYGQSSTYDCH, from the exons atggcggcggcggcggcagcggcggcagcggcggcggggaGCAGCAACTACTGGGAGG ATCTAAGGAAACAGGCTCGGCAGCTGGAAAACGAACTGGACCTCAAGCTGGTTTCTTTCAGTAAATTGTGCACCAGCTACAGTCATGGTAGCTCTCGTGATGGAAGACGGGACAGGTATAG CTCAGACA ACCCGCTCCTGAACGGATCCA CAGACCGCATGTTTGAAGCGATGGCTGTGGAACATCGAGCAACTCGGGGAAG tgctatcacTATTAAGTCGAGTATATCAGAATGTTCTATGTTGGATGTGCCCAGT ATGGCGGAGTACACCAACAGCGCCGGCGTACCCTCCCTCAACGCGGCTCTGATGCACACCCTGCAACGGCACAGAGACATTCTACAAGTAAGACCCTCCCCCGAGCATGGGCCTTCCTCACCTACCTacgggcagtcctcgacttacgactgccaTTGA